Genomic segment of Anaerosporomusa subterranea:
CCAGCCGTATCAATAACCGACTTCATAACGCCACCGGCACTGGCAAATGAATGTCCATGGCGGGAAGCATCAGTTTCATATAAGGTATCCGTAATTTCAGTTAAATTAATCCCTGCTCCAACAAACATAGCTGCCAATTCTTCAAAAGTAAGAACATAATCGATACAGTCAGGATTCTTTTGGCCCTCAACCTTTTTTGCAATACAAGGACCAATAAAAACGACAACAGCATCTTTATCCTCAGCTTTGATCATTCGGGCCGTCGCGACCATCGGCGAAACCGTAGATGAAACATATTCACCACATTGTGGCAAGTGTTTATCAACCATTTCGACATACGCAGGACAACATGATGTTGTCATATACGCGCGATCTGTTGGCACCGTAGCGGCAAACTCTTTAGTCTCCTCAAGAGTCACGATATCTGCGCCAAAGGCGACTTCATGCAGTGCGTGAAACCCAAACTGAATTAGGGCTGTTTTAACTTGCCCTAATTTAACTTTAACGCCAAACTGACTAACGATTGCAGGCGCTACAATTGCATACACCCGCTTCTTCGCCTTAATTGCCTGAATGACTTGAACAATATACGTCCGGTCGCTAATCGCACCAAATGGACAGGCAATTTTACAGGCACCGCATTGCGCGCATTTATCATAATCAATAGCAGCGCGACGGTCGGCGGCGGCTGTAATCGCTTTTAAATCACACGCTCGCTCACAGGGACGGCTAATCTCAATGATGGCGCCATACGGACACGATTTCTTACACATTCCACATTCAACACAAGTCATTTTGTCGATATATGCCCTATTCCCAGCAACCATAATTGCCTTCTTGGGACAGCTTGCGATGCAGTGATGGGCTAAACAATTCCGGCAGGCATCAGTTACCATAAACTTATCAATAGGGCAGCGATCACACGCCTCCGGCAACACCCGAACAATTGACCCATCGGCAACTTCACCATTTAGCGCGTTAGCTGCCGCCTCTGTAATATCTGTTCCTATCGGTTGGCTGAGCGCCACATTGATCCGATCTTTCAAAACAGCTCGTTCTTTATGAATACAGCAGCGGTATCTAGGACCATCCTCAGTGACTACCGTAGTTAAAATATCCTCAACATGATCAGCCAATTTATCGTGAAGCGCTAGTCGCGAAACCTCGGCCAGCACTTTGCGTTGCAATTTAACAACTTCTGTTACTTGAGCCATTTATTCTCCTCCCCTTGACATTCCTGTCATAGATTATCTTCAATCGCCTGCAGTAGACGATCCGGAGTCATGTTACTCAACACAACACCTTTAATCCGCACATTCGGACCATGTCCGCAGGCTTTTAAGCAAGTAATACCTCGCAAATCAATTTTTGAGCGTTTATCTGGCGGCAATGTCTCCAAAGCATCGATTAAATCCTGCGATCCTAGCAGATAACAGGAGGTACCAGCACAAATTTCTACAACTAATTGCTCCATTTTTATCCTCCCCACTCATAACCATTCAATTTCTATTTGTTTTCCCCGTTGTTCAAGCGCAACCTTCAGTTTGCCTAGGACTTGCGCTTTCAGGTTTATATCTAACGGAAAATTAGGATTCTGGTGAGCCGGATTTATAGCAGTCCCCGCGAAGACGGAGATCTTATCAGCATAAAGTAGCCGCCTCGCCAGTAATGTAGCTCCATCCTGAAAAGATGGGTTATTTAAATGCTGTGAATGGTTGATGCGGTCAACTGCCGCATTCAATGTTAACACACCCTCTGTGACCAAATCAATCCCTTTTAATCGTCCAATAGGTGGAATCTCCGGATCATAGTAAGATAAGTCGACATGCAACGGCTGGCGTATCAGTCGACTGACAATATTGGCGGTGGTACCGCCTGAGACCACTTTTACGCCAGGTTGACAAAGAAAGCGTTTAACCACTCTTTCATCACAGCTTGTATCTGAAGGAGGTCCGGTAAGCAGAGACAAATAACGTGGACGACGAAGTCTAACAGCAACGGCGCTCGAATCATCGCCTGGACGGCTCAAGTAATACCCTTCACAGCAATCCATCACCCGTCTAACAACTACATCTGCATCCCAATCCAGTGCATACTCAGACTCCAAGTACTGGGCAATGCCATCCCAACTCCAGCCAAGTTTGAGCAATCCGCCAATACCAGCATGAATGACTCCATCGCTGACAAAAACAATTATATCATTTTCCTGTAATAATAATTGACCGATATTTATTATCTTGCCGCCAATGCTTTTTTCATGAGTAGGAAAAGGGACCACCCTTCCGCTACGGATAATGAAGGTGCGTGGACAATCAAATTCAACTACAGTAGCCTGCCCTGCCGGTGTAATCTGTAGAATCTGGAATGTAGAGTAGGCAATTTTTCGTTGCCGACAGACCGGCAAAGTTTCTGTTATGGTGTCCACAACATCTTCAAGCAGAACGCCTCGTTGCAACATCGAACTAGCAATCTTGGTAGTTAGGGTAGCGAGGATATTGGCTTTCACCCCACTGCCTAATCCGTCTGACAACACAACAATGGTAGAATCTGCCGTTCTAACAATTTCGATTTTATCACCGCACAGTTCTTCACCAATCTTCGATAATTGTGCGATTCCCACTTCAGCATGTAGTTCCTCCATCAGCGGCCCTCCTTCTCCCGCATAATGGCAATCAGTTCTAATAGAGTTGATTTGGTTTCAGCTGTTGTCTCACCCAAAAGTCCGGCGATTTCCTGCGCCACATGCATTTGCTTATTAATAATTTCCTTGGCTTTATCAATTGTGTCGATTTTCATTCGTTCTAGTTCATGACTGCGACGCTCTTGTTCTGTCACATCTGAAAAAATCAAAAAAGTCAAGCGGTGCTCCGGTACTGGCACGATCATTTTTTCGGTGACCAATGAAAATTCGGGGAACTCAACACGCTGTCCTGATACCTTTCGGCACTCTTGTATAGCACTCAATATGTCAGTGCAATCCATAACTTCAGTCAGACTCAAACCTTTAGTTAATTCATGACGACGATTGAACATCCGCTCAGCAGACGGATTAAACTCTTGAATAATTAACCTCTCATCAAGAACAATGATGGCATTCAAGGAATTGTCAACAACAATGTTAGCAAAAGACTCAGCTTTGGTACGCATATACGGCACGCAAGTGTCTGTTTCCGTCAATCCCTGAAATACAGCTACCGCATTGTCACGGCAAGAATTATAACCGCAAGCACCGCAGTTCTTTTCATCCGTTTTACTGTATTTTCCCGTCTGTCGCAGGATTTCTCTGATCTCCTGTTCAGTCGGCAAAGCTCGGGTAATCGGGGCAGGCAAATGTTCACAATTGAAAGAAATGTCCGGGACCTGATTACGTCGGCGCTTGCCAGTGGCGGCATAGCGCGTTACCAGGCGCCGTTTGGCAGGCAGAGACTGACTGGAATCTCCCGCAGGTCCATTGATGCAACCGCCGATACAAGCTAGCGCTTCGATAAAGCGTGGTTGTATCTCGCCTTTAGCTAAACTATCGAAAACAAGCATACATTGACGCAATCCATCTACAGAAATCAAATCAAGCTCTGTATCGTCCTCGCCAAAAGCGGATTGCAGTATCCCGCCAGCTAATGGAAACAAACGTGCTCGTTCGAAAGCTGCCTTGTCTTCTAAATATCCGGCTTCTTCCGGTGCAAGCTGCGACTTAACTTCATCCAGCATAGTGCGAAGCTGATTGAAAGTAATGACAGCGTCAATCGCTCTGCCGTCAGCCTCGGCTTCAGCTATTTTTGCAATACATGGACCTGCGAAGACAACAAAGCAGTCTTGTCCATAACGTGACTTCAATAACCGCCCGTGAGCTAACATCGGTGACACAACTGGCGACAAATTTTTCGAAAGATCAGGATAGTATTTGGTAATTAGGTTAACAATCGCTGGACAACATGCAGATATCACAGTTTGCTCAGTCTTCTCAACATGTGTCCGGTAGAAATCGGCGACAATTTCCGCACCTATTGCAGTTTCCTCAATGATGCGAAACCCAAGGCTGCGAATCATTCCTATAATTTCTTCCGAAGAGAATCCCGGAAACGCAGAAACAAATGATGGTGCAAGACTCATAATTACTTGGCGATTCGAAGTAAGCGCCTCTCGCACGATACTTGTTTGATCATCGACTTGTTTAGCATTTTGCGGACACTCGACAACACATTTCCCACATAAGACACATTTATCATCAACAAGTTGAGCGTGGCCTTTTTTAATTGCTATTGCTTTTACAGGACAAGCACGGACACAGCGATGACAGTCTTTGCAATTGACTTTCTGCGTGCTAATCGTTTTCATGTCCTCACCGTCCTAATACTTTATCTACAAAAATGTCATGAACTTTGTCTTTGGAGACATTTGTAATAACTTCATCATCGATTTTTATCACTACACCCTCTGTACAGCGCCCTTGACAAAAGTTCCCTTCGATATCAACAACGGCCTGCGTATCATATTTCTCTACTAAAGAAGTAAAAGCGTTTAAAACGTTATGCGCTCCACGTAAATGACAGGCGCTGCCGATACAGATAGAGATTTTTACCATGGGACACCTCCAACACGTTGTGAAAAAATTCACTTTTAATCCTTTATCTCATTCTAACGTATAGATGAAAGACTGGCAACCCCCCAAAAAAAACAAAAAGCACTCACTTTTCAGCGAGTGCTTTTTACAAACCTGCGACTACCTATCCTCCCAGGGCGTCACCACCCAAACGTTCTAAAAAGAAGCTCTTGCTCTACAATATGCCTCTTGCTGATTGCACCTTCGATACTTTCGGCGTATGTGTGCGCGTTCTAAAAAAAGCCTTAGCTCTACAAATAGCTTAATACTGGTTGCACCTTCGGAACCCGTTCTGAAAAGAAGCCTTGCTCTACAATTAGCTTAATACTGATTGCACCTTCGACGCGTTCGGATGCTGCTAAGCCTACTGCCACCGTATTCAGCTTATCTCTAAAGAAACGAAAAAGTAAAATGACCTACTTTATCAGTAGGTCATTTAGCAACCGGCAACTACTTATCCTCCCAGGCCGTCACCAGCCAAACGTTCTAAAAAGAAGTTCTTGCTCTACAATATGCTTCTCGCTGATTGCACCTTCGATACTTTCAGCGTATAAGGGCGCGTTCTGAAAAGAAGCCTCTGCCATACAAATAGCCTAACACTGGTTGCACCTTCGGAACCGCTGTGTTCGGACTGCTGACGAACTCACTGCCACCATAATGAACCGAGGGCAAGAGAACCTCGCTAGTAAAGCAAAAACACTCACTTTCAGTGA
This window contains:
- a CDS encoding 4Fe-4S dicluster domain-containing protein encodes the protein MAQVTEVVKLQRKVLAEVSRLALHDKLADHVEDILTTVVTEDGPRYRCCIHKERAVLKDRINVALSQPIGTDITEAAANALNGEVADGSIVRVLPEACDRCPIDKFMVTDACRNCLAHHCIASCPKKAIMVAGNRAYIDKMTCVECGMCKKSCPYGAIIEISRPCERACDLKAITAAADRRAAIDYDKCAQCGACKIACPFGAISDRTYIVQVIQAIKAKKRVYAIVAPAIVSQFGVKVKLGQVKTALIQFGFHALHEVAFGADIVTLEETKEFAATVPTDRAYMTTSCCPAYVEMVDKHLPQCGEYVSSTVSPMVATARMIKAEDKDAVVVFIGPCIAKKVEGQKNPDCIDYVLTFEELAAMFVGAGINLTEITDTLYETDASRHGHSFASAGGVMKSVIDTAGVLAPDITIKPHRAEGLGNCKQALQQIAKGDLDANFFEGMACVGGCVGGPGTLNDVRITTKMLETHVNATKTVMAPENQKAVDVIEKGGHWHKE
- a CDS encoding (2Fe-2S) ferredoxin domain-containing protein, producing MEQLVVEICAGTSCYLLGSQDLIDALETLPPDKRSKIDLRGITCLKACGHGPNVRIKGVVLSNMTPDRLLQAIEDNL
- a CDS encoding SpoIIE family protein phosphatase; protein product: MEELHAEVGIAQLSKIGEELCGDKIEIVRTADSTIVVLSDGLGSGVKANILATLTTKIASSMLQRGVLLEDVVDTITETLPVCRQRKIAYSTFQILQITPAGQATVVEFDCPRTFIIRSGRVVPFPTHEKSIGGKIINIGQLLLQENDIIVFVSDGVIHAGIGGLLKLGWSWDGIAQYLESEYALDWDADVVVRRVMDCCEGYYLSRPGDDSSAVAVRLRRPRYLSLLTGPPSDTSCDERVVKRFLCQPGVKVVSGGTTANIVSRLIRQPLHVDLSYYDPEIPPIGRLKGIDLVTEGVLTLNAAVDRINHSQHLNNPSFQDGATLLARRLLYADKISVFAGTAINPAHQNPNFPLDINLKAQVLGKLKVALEQRGKQIEIEWL
- a CDS encoding [Fe-Fe] hydrogenase large subunit C-terminal domain-containing protein, with amino-acid sequence MKTISTQKVNCKDCHRCVRACPVKAIAIKKGHAQLVDDKCVLCGKCVVECPQNAKQVDDQTSIVREALTSNRQVIMSLAPSFVSAFPGFSSEEIIGMIRSLGFRIIEETAIGAEIVADFYRTHVEKTEQTVISACCPAIVNLITKYYPDLSKNLSPVVSPMLAHGRLLKSRYGQDCFVVFAGPCIAKIAEAEADGRAIDAVITFNQLRTMLDEVKSQLAPEEAGYLEDKAAFERARLFPLAGGILQSAFGEDDTELDLISVDGLRQCMLVFDSLAKGEIQPRFIEALACIGGCINGPAGDSSQSLPAKRRLVTRYAATGKRRRNQVPDISFNCEHLPAPITRALPTEQEIREILRQTGKYSKTDEKNCGACGYNSCRDNAVAVFQGLTETDTCVPYMRTKAESFANIVVDNSLNAIIVLDERLIIQEFNPSAERMFNRRHELTKGLSLTEVMDCTDILSAIQECRKVSGQRVEFPEFSLVTEKMIVPVPEHRLTFLIFSDVTEQERRSHELERMKIDTIDKAKEIINKQMHVAQEIAGLLGETTAETKSTLLELIAIMREKEGR
- a CDS encoding NAD(P)H-dependent oxidoreductase subunit E, producing the protein MVKISICIGSACHLRGAHNVLNAFTSLVEKYDTQAVVDIEGNFCQGRCTEGVVIKIDDEVITNVSKDKVHDIFVDKVLGR